The DNA region agtaataaaatacagggtgttccattgaaaaaaatataggtttgtgtcgtatcttcgaAATCATAcctcgaaaaaaatattgagtaagcccctggattctacgcagaattccgtatcagacgtagtttttagctcagcattatttctaataacttcggagatgaaggaagggtccgaaaagtatcaatttccaaaatcgccctgtatctcataaacagAAACaattatgcaaaatctgatttgGACAACttaagtttcacaaaaaagtaggaaaGGAACGtaaaaaccgcaaggctctatcttgaATAGCAAGccagaaacctggctgtctcacccaaaatcgGATGCACTGTACAGTCAATGTTCTCAATTTCATTACTGTATCGGGTACATGAAGTCTACACTGTATTGTTACCCATGAAATAACATTATACATATATGGAGAACAATACAAATAAGCACGAGTCCTTGTAGCCAACAAATTTCTAGATAGATAGACATACAAAACCTGATTCTTTGACAACCTTCTTTCTGATTGATATGAAGGAATTAGAATTAAACATAAATCATAAAACTTGCAAGATCAAATTACAGAGGTTTCAAGTATCGTTAATATCACTTACCTGTATCAGCATAGCTTGCATTCAGCAAAGGATCAAACTGAAATATTATACTTTGGGAAGGTCTAGGCAATACAAAGTTTTCATATATCGAATTCCTCACATCAACACTAAAATTTGAATTCCTGTCTATTTCTGGTTGTTGTCTCGAACATTCCTCTACTTTTATTGGAGTGAGTGTTAGTTTTTCTTCAACTTCTTGCTTCAAATGACCAACTGAATCATAGAATTTCCAAGAGCTAGATCTACTCAACTCGCTGCTAGTTTCTAGTGTGAGGGAAGTATCTTCTGTACAAACAGAAGCAGAATCCTTGCTTTCATTGTTTGGATTATTTCTTTTGAAAGGATAAACACTTTCATAAATATCCTTATTGCATGTTTCCTCTATAGATACTGGTTTTCTAGGTACTGTGGAAACAGGTGAAGGCACTGCTGGTAATTCATTGTATAGTGAATCATCAGGTAGAGAAGGAGGTGGGTAAGAAGGAGGTGCTAAATTGAACAAATGTTCTCCCAATACTTCATCGGCTCGTTTTCTTGGTGGCTCCCAATTTGTATATTCTGGTGATTTAGCTGGCACAATAGGTGAATCAAAtctaattgaattgaaaatatctaAATTGTTGTCCTCTTTTTCTTCACTGGTTGCATTTTCAGATTCACTTTCTTCAGGATGACTTGAAATACTGAACGTTCTTGTTAATCTTCTAACACTTTGCCTTGTACTTTCGATCTTATTTTGAACTAAGCCTCCAAATTCTCCTGCTATCTGCTTAGATGCATAACTAAAAGATTTAACACGCCTTGCCGTTCTAGACAAAGTTTTTACGTTTTCTTCGGatgattttgatgaagaagattCATCCGACTTTTGGCTAGACATCGGCATTATTTTCGTTCTTGGAGCAGGAATCGGCTTCTTCACTTCTCCACCCAAACGTGGAGCTGGTACTGGCGTATTCATTTTTCACACATAATCAACTGCTAATCACAGCGATTCCCAGAAAGATTCGGTGGTAAACCTTTATATTATTCAATAATACCGTGGGTTAGAACATTCTAATAACAATTTGAGCCAAAAAAACTTAATGCGAGATTCagtcagaacagtgagtaacaaACCACTTTTCGATTAAAACTCGAATACACTTCTCAGATTCTTTGTTTTGCTAAATATCAATCATGTCCAGTGATGACTCATGTAACAGTCGCtgcaacaattcaataattccaTTTAGTTTGTTTATTATCTTTTCTGGCTTATCTGATCTGGTTATTAAGTCTACCGCATAGAATATCAAATTTAAATTGTGGTTTTCAGTCTACAACTCAAGATTAAAAAAGTGTTACTCTTTGTCAAGATGACCGAAGTTGCGCAAAGTAACTATGACAATGACAGCCAGGGGCAGGGGCGTACAGCATACACCAATGATTTGGGGAACCCCGTTTTCGCTACTATGTTTCGCTATTTATGTTGCATACGATTGCAACATTTGCAGAAATAATAATGGACATTTGAGTTCAAacttaaataaataataacgCGTATATTAAAATATTCTTACTTTGTTTTAATGTTGTAACTGTTTAATAACCTTTCTCATCAACTTTAGGATATGAAAATTCTGGTAGAGATTATTATGATTGTTGCGATGATTATTAAGAATTGCTCACATGAATTTCATTAGCTTCACGATTAGGGTAATGTCAAGGCGCgtatacatctgagcaaaatagccgaatgagcacgccgcaccgaatgagcgtttatgcggacaatttttctttaagccgcgtacacatctgagcaaaacagccgaatgagcacgtcgcgccgaatgagcattcagatgtagacggacaaaacacaccgcaccgaacgcgctcatgttgcgcggagccgatccgcaatttgtcggtccatcaaagaaaattcgTGCTCAGTGTGGACGGGTTTAGTTGACATCTTTGCCTCGAACCGAATGCACACATTTAAATATAGATTTCTCGCAAGAAACGTGTTTGACTTTAATGAAATAGTATGAAAACCACCCAATTTTGTCGCCCACACTCTGAATGTCATGCAAGAAAAAGTGCTGTTGAGGCTACGGTCTCGACTTCTTTGTAGATATAATTGTGAAGGCCATCTAGTACGCCGTCGTCTCTTCTTCTTTAGTACAGAATTATGAAAGAGGCACTAGCACAACCCAAGTTTTgcatccttagaacatagaatacatAGAATGATTTCTTTTTTCTAAGTTTCCATTGTTTACGATCGTAAGCACTGAACTGACACATCCGTTGGAGCGGCTCCGAATACATGCTCATGCTGTTCGTGCgtcggaaagaaaaattgtccgcataaacgctcattcagtgcggcgtgctcattcggctattttgctcagatgtatacgcgcctttagccgcgtacacatctgagcaaaacagccgaatgagcaTTCAGATGTGGACGGACAAAACACACCGCACCGAACGCGCTCATGTTGCGCGAAGCCGATCCACAATTTGTCGgtccatcaaagaaaattcgTGCTCAGTGTGGACGGGTTTATTTCCATCTTTGCCTCGAACCGAACGCGCACATTTGAATATGGATTTCTCGCAAGAAACgtgtttgaaaataataaaatagcaGGAAAACTGCCCAATTTTGTCGCCCTCACTTTGAATGTCGTGCAATAAAAATGTGCTGTTGAGTCTACGGTCTCGACATCTTTGTAGATATAATTGTGAAGACCATCTAGTACGCCGTCGTCCCTTCTTCTTCAGCAACTCGTACAGAAAGAGGCACTAGCAAAACCCAAGTTTTccatccttagaacatagaataaatAGAATGATTCCTTTTTTCTAAGTTTCCAGTTCGTGAGCACTGAACTGACACATCCGTTGGAGCGGCTCCGAACACATGCTCATGCTGTTCGTGCgtcggaaagaaaaattgtccgcATAAACGCTCATTCGTTTCGGCGCGCTCATTCGgctattttgctcagatgtatacGCGCCTTTTGCGACGCACGAACAGCATGAGCAGGTATGTATTCGGAGACGCTCCAACGGATGTGTCAGTTCAGTGCTTACGAACTGGAAACTTAGAAAAACGGAatcattctatgttctaaggatggAAAACTTGGGTTGTGCTAGTGCCTCTTTCATAATTCTGTACGAGTTGCTAAAGAAGAAGGGAGGACGGCGTACTAGATGGTCTTCACAATTATATCTACAAAGAAGTCGAGACCGCAGCCTCAACAGCACTTTTTTATTGCACGACATTCAAAGTGAGGGCGACAAAATTGGGCGGTTTTCAtactattttattaaattcaaacaCGTTTCTTGCGAGAAATTCATATTTAAATGTGCGCGTTTGGTTCGAGGAAAATATGTCAACTAAACCCGTCCACACCGAGCAGgaattttctttgatggaccgacaaattgcggatcggctccgcgcaacatgagcgcgttcggtgcggtgtgttttgtccgtccacatctgaatgctcattcggcgcgatgtgctcatgcggctgttttgctcagatgtgtacgcTGCTTCACACGCAGCGGTGTGAGGTTCGTGAACaaataaggtcctttcgtttgcataaaaagtgtagcacttttctacactcgattttagtattcgcttgctgattgaatttacaccagtgtagaggaggtgtagtttatctacatctcctttggACTATGTGTATtcaaactacacttcctcttcactggtgtaaatcaaatcgagtgtagaaaagtgctacacttttttgcaaacgaaaggacctatattAGTTAGGTTagtagttaggttaggttaatctTTGGTCGTGAATAGAACGATAAAAACGCCGCGTCTGACATGTTCCATATACATACCACTGATGACTGTACCAAAGGATCATAAAAACCGAGGCAgatagggcctgttccgatattgctggtctTACTatcccgcaatcgaataacaatagaactcgaacgactgggcatCGTCTCTgcaatactgacagtactgtacagattcaggaatatcggaaaaGACGGTAAGTGATCTCGACGACCCTTCGAGTCGGTTTCAAAAACGCCTGGCGATTCATACCAGCAATATCAGAACCATGGAGCTTTACTTTCATCTCCATGATCATTAACGACTCTCCGATAGTCCGATACAGAGACAACCTGTTGTCTCTGGTCCGATACGAGAAACATCTCGGACaaaaccgccgcgtctgacatTACCCTTACTTTCTAAACCGCCTCTTCGACCTCTTTCCATATGTACTTGGTTGAAAATTATACAGGGTTGTTGTCATagataagtctggaataaaatcaaAACTGTATTTTTAAGTGAACgtttctcaaaaatatttccCAGGTTTTGAAAGATACGTATTTTGGCGTTGCAACGGTGACGTCACatacaaaaatgtttgaaaatatttcgtgaatAATGAAAGCAAATGTGAAGCTTTCGAATCTGTTCATTAGAGAACTATGGAGGGTAACCTCcatacattgaactctatgggaacccataaAGTTCAATAGGCtcgcaaccgcaaggtactgcGAGTTCGATCCTGGGCTAGAGCCCCATACGGGTacgggccaccattcactgttggaTTCAAATGAATCACAGATTATAGAAtggttcaaattaacagtgcgtaaagacacagtaacaaagcctacacagaacacaactggttctccgaactaCTTCGGTACcaatggagaatcaggataagaATAATAACATAGAGAAAGGTGTCTCTGAATAATAATCCGTGtgctctaaaagaactggaactTGACTTTAGAGTCAAGGGCGGTACTACCGGGGGGGGGGGGGTTGCGGTAGAGGGGGTAATTACTCCCCCCATAGCCCACaacgaattcgattttttaaatttttcatatgaaaaaactaAGAAGAAACAATATTATGATGAAATGAAGAGGGAGATTCCTTGtgcaatttaagaaaaaaaaatatgtgaatGCAAATGCTACCTAGAGATACCTACAgggtttcatttgaagacttaatttgaaatttctttcgattaCTCCCCCCCCCAGAAATTCAGTCTAGGACCGCCCTTGTTTAGAGTCCACTGATAATAACGCCGTATTAAGAATCCCCCACACCAACGCGGTACTGCGATGTAGTGTATTGCGGGAAGCGGGAAGTTTTTTTCAAGCGGTGAAGTACGCTAGTACGCAGTAACGTGACAATTTTTGTGTGTTTTCGTAAAAAAAATCGATTGATATTGAAATGGATTCCTCATCCGATGAAGAAGCTCCCGCGTCGTTCCCGTTACCGTTCCCGCTGAACTGCGTTGGTATGGGGCATCCTTTATGGTGTATAAAGTTACTGTACCCTTTAAAGCTAGCTACGCCACTGGTTGCCATCGCCCTTCACCCGCTAGATTTTGTTAGGCCACTGTGCACTGACTACAAAAagaaagaacattttttctaGTTCTCTGTGGGTCTGCCACATGGAGGTAGGTCCTTTATCTCCATACTTCAAACTTCACAtcagctgtattcgggttcggcttttggacggtccgaggatggttctagaactgcgcagaggatttaatactagggcgcaagagttttgcgcagtcctagaacaattctcggactgtcagaaagccgaacccgaatacgactATCGTTTGTGTCAGTGTCAGAGTTCTTTTTTGGTTATACACTTTTCATAATTTGTTGTGTTTTGTGTTTGTGTGGGTTTTATTGTTCCAAGTTCTAACCTGATAAAGAAGTATTATCTGAACCTGAACGgtagaaaattcaaagaacatcATGATAAAATGATGGGCaagtaatgaaaatttttgataaattgaTTTTGGATAGAAAATACAGCCAATATGAATAAGAATATGAACTCACCTTCGAAATTAACGGAATTTGCACCTCTCAAAACGGAAGAAAAAACTCAAACAGTTGGAGAAATTATATCAAGGTTTTTCAAATTAGGTAATCCATTTGCTACAGAAGAACAAAACACCTTACCTAATGATGCCAGTTCACAAGATTTACCTTCGTGGGTGGATACTACAGAAGTTTTAAGCAATGAGATTCCTTACAATGTAGATATAACTGAGGGCAGAAGTCTGCCCAATGTACTTAAACGAATAAGCAATCTCCTAGCATTGAAAAGTAACAGTCTGCAGAATTATGGGGATACTGAGCTAAAACAATATTGGATGCCAGATTCAGTTAGTAAGCAATGCTATGAATGCTCAGAGAAATTCACTACGTTTCGGAGGAGACATCATTGCAGAGTTTGTGGTCAAATATTCTGTTCAAGTTGTTGTAGTCAACAAATACCTGGTAAAATATTTGGATGTACTGGTGATCTTCGTGTCTGTACATATTGTTGTAAAATTGTGTTATCCTATTTATCTTCTGATAATGGATCAGATTTGACAACAGATTTAAAAGCCCTTCAAGAGAATTTAAGATCTAAATTATCTATTTCTTCACCCCTATCTCCATCCAAGATAGATAACCCTAGTcagaatatgaaatttgaaGCTGTTGATGGATCTAAAAATTCTTTAACTGGAGGTTATCAAGAAGAAATGTTTGCATCTGGAGTGTCATCTAGTTCTTCTGTTCTTTCTTATGAGGAGAAATGCAGAGCTTATCAAAATTCATTGTCCCTAAGGAGTTTATTTGAAGAAATCTCAAAACCCATAGGAGGAATTGCATTGGGATCCCACAGGTATCATTTAAGAACTTACTTTGATTGCTTCCTAGGTTCTGAATTAGTTGATTGGTTGATCTATCAACAGAAAGCTAGTAGTAGAATTCAAGCAAATGCAATATGTCAGGCACTTCTTGAAGGAAATTATATTGAATGTTTATCTGAAACAAATTCATTTGTTGATAGTTATGTTCTATACAAGTTAGGGACATTGACTTCACTGGACTGCCCTCCTCCAACTAACATTTATGATATACCAATTCAAGAAGAGCCAATGTGGGTACAGCAGATTATTCAAGAATCAAATAAAGTGGATTCAGATAATGACCAAGTTACCCCAGGGAATGAAGCATTTCTGAAATCCTCTTCATCGTTTATGTTGGATCTTAATGTAGAAGCCAATACTGTTTACTTATCAAAACCACTATGTTCACCTCAAGATACACAGTTGTTATTATCAAGTGAAACCGATTATCGTGAATTTGGAGAAAAGCCAGAAGTTCGTACATCTGAACAAAGAGAGTTTGTTCCCGAATCTGGTTGGCATAACGCATCTTCTCTGCGAGAGCAAAATGGGGAAAAAGCTGCTTATCAGATATTAACTAATGCGTATGATCAACATGAACAAAGTCTAATGAAGCAAATATTAGCAACTAATGGTTTATCCTTGACTTGGTCGAATATTCTGTTACCTATAATTCATGATGTTGTGAATGTTACAAGACCAGATAAGAATCACGATGCTAGAGACTTAGATATAAGGCATTatgttcaaataaaaaaattacctgGAGGTTTCAAAAGAGATACAAGAATTGTTGAAGGTGTAGTGTTTACCAAGAACGTAGCGCATAAGGGAATGTTGCAGGATATTCAAAATCCTAAAATCTTGTTGCTCCAAGGGGCTATAGTTTACCAGAGAACTGAAGGAAGATTTATGTCTCTTGAACCTGTGTTGATGCAAGAACACGAATATTTGAGAAATGTCTGCGCTCGTATCATTGCCTTACAACCTGATATAGTTATGGTGCAAAGAAACGTTTCTCGTTTAGCCCAAGATTTTTTACGAGAGAAAGGTATAACTTTGGTACATAATGTGAAGCAGAGCGTATTAGATAGATTGTCGTCTTGTACACTAGCTGATTTAGTTGGTTCTCTAGATGCTCATATTGGAAGGCCACGTCTGGGAACCTGCAAAAGATTTTATTTGAAGAATTACACTATTAGTAAAGATAAAACATGTAAAACCCTTATGTTTTTAGAGGGATTACCCATGGCACATTTAGGAACTACAGTACTTCTCAGGGGCGCATCTAAGCATGaacttttgaaaataaaaaaaattttttcatttattttgttctcTACATATAATTGGCGTCTAGAGAAATCTTTTCTCATGGATGAATTTGCTCAGCCGCCAGAattcaaatgtgaattttttgatGAAACTAAAGAAATAACCTCATTTCAAACGACTCAACAAAACAATGAGAAATTTTCAGATGACCTGAAGACTTGGAAAGAAGAAGAATTCCTAAAGAATAATCAAAATAATGCATTGTGTATGGAGGAGAGAATTCAGTATTCCTCTCAAACTAGCAACGAAGATAGAAATCTGACAGTTCAAATGGTGAATGATTTTTCTGATCCTCTCCATTCCTCATACAATGATTCGTCTGCCGTTGAACAACATCAAGCCTTTGAAGTGTCGGAATTACCATTTTCTAATAAATTCAGGAAAGCTCTGGATGACACAATTCTGTGCATTTCTCCTTATGTGATATTTCCAATTCCATATTTAGAAACGGAATCTGGAAAGAAATGTCTTCTGAGGAAATTTTTTCCAACTGAAATTTACCATAGTCCACAGTTTGACAATAATATCAAAGTAAAACAGAAAGAAATTGAGACTAACGACCTTGATATAATTGAGAGACCGGACATAGGGCCTCCGCATCCATTTACAACTGCTAAATTCATAACTAGTGTGGattcaaatgaaattcaaaatttactTGCGCATTTCAGAGCTTGCGGTGGAAGATTCAAGAAAAGAAATAGTATCTTGAAACCCCTGAGGAAAGTTGAGGAAGTGAGTGTGAAGGAGGAGAGTGACAAAATTGATGTGTTAGATCCTTTGAACCACCAGCGTTTGGCGGTTCTCTTCTGTAGCTTTAGCAATGAATCTCTAAATGCTCCCGCTTTCTGTATGAACCCAGGTGTGGTTTACATGGATTTTTATGGCAGAAACGACATACCTCTGGGTTGTTTCTTAGAAAAATACTGTTTTAGGGAAGCTTATACCTGCCCATCCAATACTTGTGGCATGTCAATGGTGAAGCACGTGAGAAGATTTGTACACAATTTAGGATGTGTTAGTATATTCTTGAATAGTTTTGAGAGTGGATTTTCGGAGGAAAATATTGTGATGTGGTCATGGTGTTTGAAATGCCAGAGTGTTTCTCCTGTTGTTCCCATGTCGACAGACACTTGGTCATTCTCTTTTGCAAAGTATTTGGAACTTAAATTTCACGGATCGAAATACGGTAGGAGGGGAAATGCACCTTGTGACCACAGTTTACATCATGACCATTATCAATATTTTGGATACAAAAATGATGTGGCTTCATTCAGGTATTCAACTATAGATATTTGGGAAATATCACTGCCACCCCCTGTGAtaaaattgaatgtgaatttggAGGTCCAACACCAAATCCTAATTGAGGAAATCAAAGAATTAGCTCAAAAAGGTCACGATGTTTTCTCTGCCATATCCGAGAAAATACCAGTTGTAACAAGCATACCTGAGACAATATCTTCATTAAAAGAAGCTTTGACAAAAGATAAGCTATTGTTTAGGCAGAAAATTGAAGAAGTTCAACTTAAATTAACCTCTCCAATTGCGGAAGAAAAAGATTTCCATCCTGAAGAAGTGAGTGAAATATACTGGAAACTTAGCGATCGTGTTGTACTCGTTAAGAAATACCTTATAGAAATCGTAGATAATTGGAATGTTCGACTGACGCTTGAA from Coccinella septempunctata chromosome 1, icCocSept1.1, whole genome shotgun sequence includes:
- the LOC123320209 gene encoding 1-phosphatidylinositol 3-phosphate 5-kinase yields the protein MNKNMNSPSKLTEFAPLKTEEKTQTVGEIISRFFKLGNPFATEEQNTLPNDASSQDLPSWVDTTEVLSNEIPYNVDITEGRSLPNVLKRISNLLALKSNSLQNYGDTELKQYWMPDSVSKQCYECSEKFTTFRRRHHCRVCGQIFCSSCCSQQIPGKIFGCTGDLRVCTYCCKIVLSYLSSDNGSDLTTDLKALQENLRSKLSISSPLSPSKIDNPSQNMKFEAVDGSKNSLTGGYQEEMFASGVSSSSSVLSYEEKCRAYQNSLSLRSLFEEISKPIGGIALGSHRYHLRTYFDCFLGSELVDWLIYQQKASSRIQANAICQALLEGNYIECLSETNSFVDSYVLYKLGTLTSLDCPPPTNIYDIPIQEEPMWVQQIIQESNKVDSDNDQVTPGNEAFLKSSSSFMLDLNVEANTVYLSKPLCSPQDTQLLLSSETDYREFGEKPEVRTSEQREFVPESGWHNASSLREQNGEKAAYQILTNAYDQHEQSLMKQILATNGLSLTWSNILLPIIHDVVNVTRPDKNHDARDLDIRHYVQIKKLPGGFKRDTRIVEGVVFTKNVAHKGMLQDIQNPKILLLQGAIVYQRTEGRFMSLEPVLMQEHEYLRNVCARIIALQPDIVMVQRNVSRLAQDFLREKGITLVHNVKQSVLDRLSSCTLADLVGSLDAHIGRPRLGTCKRFYLKNYTISKDKTCKTLMFLEGLPMAHLGTTVLLRGASKHELLKIKKIFSFILFSTYNWRLEKSFLMDEFAQPPEFKCEFFDETKEITSFQTTQQNNEKFSDDLKTWKEEEFLKNNQNNALCMEERIQYSSQTSNEDRNLTVQMVNDFSDPLHSSYNDSSAVEQHQAFEVSELPFSNKFRKALDDTILCISPYVIFPIPYLETESGKKCLLRKFFPTEIYHSPQFDNNIKVKQKEIETNDLDIIERPDIGPPHPFTTAKFITSVDSNEIQNLLAHFRACGGRFKKRNSILKPLRKVEEVSVKEESDKIDVLDPLNHQRLAVLFCSFSNESLNAPAFCMNPGVVYMDFYGRNDIPLGCFLEKYCFREAYTCPSNTCGMSMVKHVRRFVHNLGCVSIFLNSFESGFSEENIVMWSWCLKCQSVSPVVPMSTDTWSFSFAKYLELKFHGSKYGRRGNAPCDHSLHHDHYQYFGYKNDVASFRYSTIDIWEISLPPPVIKLNVNLEVQHQILIEEIKELAQKGHDVFSAISEKIPVVTSIPETISSLKEALTKDKLLFRQKIEEVQLKLTSPIAEEKDFHPEEVSEIYWKLSDRVVLVKKYLIEIVDNWNVRLTLEADKKKENDKRRDRNTFSESDSANNDVNSSNSQKSEPELSHSLGTVGEQSKNLESNLNGENEDVSVLSLRQYQKSQSEISVASCDISENKRDTDKISVKTLLSQLLPSSAPSSMISNPFSAHEHYNLPSGVHATLTVSETDLSSIIAYALNSHELVKLVEDLRQPVSNMDSCSSPGNRRSQGEKDKSDAGEEKNGGLLGFLRNKDSKTDLLKGPASAVQSEGNAASQQSTAETAGDTKKLHLDVVFEDATCNFLCRIYYAENFAALRETVLPEGERLYIRSLSKSSPWDARGGKSGSAFTKTTDDRFILKEMSKNEVNLFLESAANYFTYMQKCYTTDQPTLLGKIVGIYQIIFKNNTNGHQMRKNLLVMENLFYNRDVSQKFDLKGSIRNRLVIPDNQEGEIVLLDENLLKMTCDSPLYILPHSKAVLAAAIENDTDFLASQSVMDYSLLVGLDMEKKELVLGIIDYIRTFTWDKKLETIFKKSGILGGQGKQPTIISPIEYQKRFIEAMHKYFLEVPDHWEGLGEDLC